A single genomic interval of Helianthus annuus cultivar XRQ/B chromosome 6, HanXRQr2.0-SUNRISE, whole genome shotgun sequence harbors:
- the LOC110944555 gene encoding cyclin-dependent kinase B1-1, whose translation MGDKYEVIGKLGEGGFGIVNKAKDKETGGFVAVKKQLEYNSEQGIPPRILREIGLLNLLSNPITLVNFCSELGTPRYKAPEILLGMIDYYVGVDIWSLGCIFAKMSTGTPLFARGGDNGINAQLLSIFSVLGLPNDVAWPGVVSKLRVKLKGWKNKHLNYQPQDLAQRFASLGVDGVDLLQRMLTYKPARMISARVALEHPYFAELRFMMVF comes from the exons ATGGGAGACAAATACGAGGTTATCGGCAAGTTAGGCGAAGGCGGTTTCGGCATTGTAAACAAAGCGAAGGACAAAGAAACTGGTGGATTTGTGGCCGTGAAAAAGCAACTAGAATATAACAGCGAACAAGGCATCCCTCCTCGAATACTCCGTGAGATTGGACTTCTGAATTTGCTCTCAAATCCGATTACATT AGTTAATTTCTGTTCTGAG TTAGGTACCCCCAGGTATAAGGCTCCGGAGATTCTGTTGGGAATGATTGATTATTATGTTGGAGTGGACATTTGGTCCCTTGGTTGCATCTTTG CAAAAATGTCAACAGGAACACCGTTGTTTGCTCGTGGTGGTGATAATGGTATCAATGCGCAATTACTTAGTATATTCAG CGTGCTTGGGTTACCCAATGATGTGGCCTGGCCAGGGGTGGTATCCAAACTAAGGGTTAAGCTAAAGGGCTGGAAGAACAAGCATCTCAACTACCAACCCCAGGATTTGGCACAGAGATTTGCTTCCCTCGGAGTCGATGGTGTTGACCTGCTACAG AGAATGCTTACTTACAAGCCTGCTAGAATGATTTCTGCCCGCGTAGCTCTGGAGCATCCTTACTTTGCTGAACTAAGGTTTATGATGGTTTTTTGA
- the LOC110944554 gene encoding F-box/FBD/LRR-repeat protein At5g56420 — MESGCDRMRMDAEGDRLSVLPDDLILQILSFIGLKDAIGTSVLSSRWRYLWTSIPHLSFSSQDFSTLDMLSEFVTHVLSRRNNQVQLSSFNLYLRKTFGQDVALRIMNLAFSLNVQQLNITCRFTYHSSSYEENPGIIPYSLSGSQTLNHLTLNWYSGVDHMILTSTREFSSLTTLHLYYITLYDGFFSMYPTLENLTLNCCKIKGSEVLSICHPRLSNLTLENGDCVNMVTPQLKNLTISNYFGGYQISAPELASLIIKGQCPYMFSTDGFPSLEKAQFSLHNIKMLSRSDDSTIIRLP; from the coding sequence ATGGAGTCTGGATGCGATAGAATGAGGATGGATGCAGAAGGCGATAGACTCAGTGTCCTGCCAGATGATCTCATCCTTCAGATCCTGTCTTTTATTGGTTTAAAAGATGCTATTGGAACTAGTGTTTTGTCATCTAGATGGAGATATCTCTGGACTTCAATTCCTCATCTCAGTTTCTCAAGTCAGGATTTCTCGACCCTCGATATGTTGTCTGAATTTGTTACCCATGTCCTCTCTCGTCGCAACAATCAAGTTCAGCTGTCTTCTTTCAATCTTTATCTTCGTAAAACCTTTGGCCAGGATGTTGCCCTAAGGATTATGAACCTTGCCTTCTCCCTCAATGTCCAACAACTGAACATTACCTGTAGGTTTACGTACCATTCATCTTCGTATGAGGAGAATCCTGGCATCATCCCTTATTCTCTTTCAGGTTCTCAGACTCTCAACCATCTCACTTTGAATTGGTATTCTGGTGTCGATCACATGATACTCACATCAACACGGGAGTTTTCATCTTTAACAACATTGCATCTTTATTATATCACATTATATGATGGGTTTTTTTCCATGTACCCCACCTTGGAGAATCTGACCTTAAATTGCTGCAAAATCAAGGGATCGGAGGTTTTAAGTATTTGTCATCCTCGACTTTCTAATCTCACACTTGAAAATGGAGACTGTGTAAATATGGTTACACCTCAACTTAAAAATCTAACTATTTCAAACTATTTTGGAGGATATCAAATTTCTGCACCTGAGCTTGCTTCCTTGATTATTAAAGGTCAATGTCCTTACATGTTCTCAACAGATGGTTTCCCTTCTTTGGAAAAAGCACAGTTCTCTTTACACAATATAAAGATGCTAAGCCGCTCGGATGATTCTACTATTATTCGTCTGCCTTAA